One Gimesia aquarii DNA segment encodes these proteins:
- a CDS encoding sugar ABC transporter ATP-binding protein: MSNSSPASPAALLEVRNIAKQFPGVKALNQVSLTLNHGEVLAVIGENGAGKSTLMKILAGVQTPDSGSLIIDGKTVSISTVEEALDFGIALIHQELNLSENLDIAANIFLGREPNSWGIINRSQTDIESEKLLKRVGLNLAPQTLVGLLTVGQQQMVEIAKALSINARILIMDEPTSSLSLHESEALFAVIRELKAQGVSIIYISHRLGEVNELADRVVVLRDGENAGDLDRASISHDQMVQMMVGRNVSQFFPHRSRQTGDVVLEVKNIRTPANPAHKINFSLKKNEIVGISGLVGAGRTELMQVLFGIDAPREGTIIVNGQEVNIHSPKDAIRAGLALVPEDRKLQGLILEMAVRENMSLASVSRDQKTLGIINFAQERNLTEEMISAMKIKTPNDRQIIQFLSGGNQQKVVLGKWLAMSPAVLLLDEPTRGVDVGAKEEIYHLMVELASKGMAILFVSSDLEEILGISDRVLVMHEGQLTGELSRKEMSEESIMQLATGQIREPVKT, encoded by the coding sequence ATGAGTAATAGTAGTCCCGCCTCACCGGCAGCTTTGCTGGAAGTACGTAACATCGCAAAGCAATTCCCTGGTGTTAAAGCACTGAATCAAGTTAGCCTGACTTTAAATCATGGTGAAGTACTGGCAGTCATTGGTGAGAACGGTGCTGGCAAAAGTACCTTGATGAAAATCCTGGCGGGAGTGCAAACACCTGACTCTGGTTCTCTCATCATAGATGGGAAAACCGTTTCGATTTCGACTGTGGAAGAAGCACTCGATTTCGGAATCGCACTCATCCATCAGGAATTAAACCTTTCAGAAAATCTGGATATCGCAGCTAATATTTTTCTAGGTCGCGAACCAAACTCCTGGGGCATCATCAATCGATCACAAACTGATATCGAGTCAGAAAAGTTGCTGAAACGAGTTGGATTGAATCTCGCTCCACAGACACTTGTGGGGCTTCTCACAGTCGGACAGCAACAAATGGTCGAAATCGCAAAAGCGCTTTCAATCAATGCTCGGATCCTCATTATGGATGAACCCACATCCTCTCTGTCGCTTCATGAGTCGGAAGCCCTGTTTGCTGTCATTCGCGAATTGAAGGCACAAGGGGTCAGCATTATTTATATTTCACACCGATTAGGTGAAGTGAATGAACTTGCAGATCGCGTGGTTGTTCTGCGAGATGGTGAAAATGCCGGTGATCTGGACCGTGCTTCGATCTCACATGATCAAATGGTACAAATGATGGTCGGTCGCAATGTCTCACAGTTTTTCCCTCATCGTTCTCGCCAGACAGGTGATGTCGTACTTGAGGTAAAAAATATTCGCACACCTGCAAATCCCGCGCATAAAATCAACTTTTCACTCAAAAAAAATGAGATTGTGGGAATTTCGGGTCTGGTCGGAGCTGGTCGAACTGAATTAATGCAGGTCTTGTTTGGAATAGACGCCCCCCGCGAAGGAACCATTATCGTCAATGGGCAGGAAGTAAATATCCATTCTCCCAAAGATGCCATTCGAGCCGGTTTGGCATTAGTTCCCGAAGATCGAAAACTGCAGGGATTAATTCTGGAAATGGCGGTGCGAGAGAATATGAGTCTGGCGAGTGTCTCTCGAGATCAGAAAACTCTTGGTATCATTAACTTTGCTCAGGAACGTAATCTCACGGAAGAGATGATCTCCGCGATGAAGATCAAGACACCGAATGATCGACAAATCATTCAGTTCTTATCCGGGGGAAACCAGCAAAAAGTCGTGTTAGGAAAATGGCTCGCAATGAGTCCTGCCGTGTTGCTGTTGGATGAACCAACACGCGGTGTCGATGTGGGAGCCAAAGAAGAAATCTATCATCTGATGGTCGAGCTGGCGTCAAAAGGAATGGCCATCTTGTTTGTGAGCAGTGACCTGGAAGAGATTCTGGGTATTTCTGATCGTGTGCTGGTAATGCATGAAGGACAACTAACGGGAGAACTCTCTCGCAAAGAAATGAGTGAAGAGTCGATTATGCAACTTGCCACCGGCCAAATCAGGGAACCCGTCAAAACTTGA
- a CDS encoding sugar-binding protein, protein MSCRELIRNCILFTTILSISIAIVGCNQGKEDGKKTVSFVTNGIASFWVIAQKGAEKAGEDLDVNVEVRMPPQGVADQKRMVQELLAQGIDGIAISPIDPDNQSELLQEVADNSILITQDSDAPNSPRLCYVGMDNYKAGRMCGELVKEALPEGGEVMLFVGRLGQANARHRRQGVIDELMDRSYDNTRYDEPDKVVKNDKYTILDTRLDDFDFPQAKANAQDAIAKYSNLKCMVGLFAYNPPLCLEAIKDAGKLNQIKVVSFDEDEISLQGIVDGTVVGTVVQNPYRYGYESVRILNALANGDQSVIPESKAILIPARTIRKDNVKEFWAELKSILGDSNQTGEKLPKTTKTNSSTKKNTEKKNESTEKQKETKADE, encoded by the coding sequence ATGAGCTGTCGCGAATTGATTCGGAATTGCATTCTTTTCACAACAATATTAAGTATTTCAATTGCTATAGTCGGCTGCAATCAGGGAAAGGAAGATGGAAAGAAGACTGTTTCTTTCGTGACAAACGGGATTGCATCTTTTTGGGTGATTGCTCAAAAGGGAGCAGAAAAAGCAGGAGAAGATCTTGATGTCAATGTGGAAGTAAGGATGCCCCCCCAAGGAGTAGCAGACCAGAAACGGATGGTACAGGAACTCCTGGCACAAGGCATCGACGGAATTGCCATCAGTCCCATTGATCCTGACAACCAAAGTGAACTTTTACAGGAAGTTGCTGATAACTCGATTCTGATCACTCAGGATTCGGATGCGCCCAACAGCCCACGCCTATGTTATGTTGGAATGGATAATTACAAGGCCGGACGCATGTGTGGAGAACTGGTTAAGGAAGCGTTGCCCGAAGGAGGTGAGGTTATGCTTTTCGTCGGACGTTTAGGTCAGGCAAACGCACGTCATCGTCGACAGGGAGTGATTGATGAATTGATGGATCGTTCCTACGATAACACGCGGTATGACGAACCGGACAAAGTCGTCAAAAATGACAAATATACAATATTGGACACGCGACTGGATGACTTTGATTTTCCTCAGGCCAAAGCGAATGCTCAAGACGCTATCGCCAAGTATTCTAACTTGAAGTGTATGGTCGGACTGTTTGCCTACAACCCACCACTGTGCCTGGAAGCAATTAAAGATGCTGGAAAACTGAATCAGATTAAAGTGGTTTCGTTCGATGAAGATGAAATCAGTCTACAAGGGATTGTTGATGGAACAGTAGTCGGAACGGTTGTTCAAAATCCTTACCGTTATGGTTATGAATCAGTCCGCATTCTGAATGCACTTGCGAATGGTGACCAATCGGTCATTCCAGAAAGTAAAGCGATTCTCATTCCCGCCCGAACGATCAGAAAAGACAATGTAAAAGAGTTCTGGGCTGAGTTAAAATCGATCTTAGGCGATTCAAATCAAACTGGAGAAAAGCTACCCAAAACAACCAAGACTAATTCCAGCACCAAGAAAAATACTGAGAAAAAAAACGAATCGACAGAAAAGCAGAAAGAAACCAAGGCGGATGAGTAA
- a CDS encoding c-type cytochrome encodes MIQAFKTLSVIVSAVLISHPLLADDAHKSQTWTFTDKDHGWIAYRDCSLSLKDNSLQVKSTGKDPHFGRDLKASGGWKKIRIRLRSPQRLRGELYWKTQKNNSYADKRSQKFDTRMAPKKWQDLVLVFKADSDLTGLRIDPASRKALIEIESISLENSEAPRSASATPVDQIKLLKDFKIELLYSVPTDEQGSWVSMTIDPKGRLIASDQYGALYRITPAKIGSNTNDTQVEKLPVDMGMAHGLLYAFDSLYAVVNGGKERPSGLYRLKDTNGDDQFDEVKFLREIKGAGEHGPHAIILSPDKKSLYIAAGNHTDLPKPEKSLVPRNWDEDLLLPRLWDARGHAAGKLAPGGWICRTDPDGKEFEVVSIGFRNEYDIAFNPEGELFTYDADMEWDVGSPWYRPTRVNHATSGSEFGWRSGTGKWPDYYPDSLPAVVNIGQGSPTGIVFGTGAKFPAKYQDALFISDWSYGIIYAVHMKPQGASYVATYEKFASATPLPVTDLVVNPVDGAFYFTIGGRRTQSGLYRITYTGNESTAPVEPTPDALAGLRELRRDLEEFHGQQGENIVYSVWPYLGHQDRHIRYAARIALEHQPVEQWQNCVLLEKDPAKLITAGIALARNGKPSFKTPLLNRLKSLDWNALTANQKMDLLRLYQLVFVRLGEPTESERKNVLAQINKAYPAQNSFMNRELSRVLVYLNAPKVIERTLELQNKALTQEEQIHYAKVLSSLAAGWNDDLRKKYFNWYVKSTAHKGGMSFNKFLVNIRAEAIKTLSDQEKEMLKPILEVNLEKSAPVVKGPPRPFVKKWTVSELLDAANNDKIQRNFERGREMFAATSCFKCHRFAGEGGTIGPDLTGAGGRFNAQNLLESIIEPSKVISDQYASTMFILDDGRVVNGRVINLSGKNLMVLTDMTNPSNLTVVNRDTIDEMLPSKSSMMPTGLIDTLTKEEALDLLAYLRSGGKTDHELFQKKK; translated from the coding sequence GTGATTCAAGCTTTCAAAACTTTGTCTGTGATTGTTAGTGCAGTATTGATCTCACACCCCTTACTGGCGGACGATGCTCATAAATCCCAAACATGGACTTTTACTGACAAGGATCATGGTTGGATAGCCTATCGCGATTGCAGTCTCTCTCTGAAAGATAATTCTCTGCAGGTGAAGAGTACCGGTAAAGATCCTCATTTTGGTCGTGATTTAAAGGCATCCGGCGGCTGGAAGAAAATCAGAATTCGACTTCGCTCTCCTCAGCGACTGAGAGGAGAACTATACTGGAAAACGCAAAAAAATAACTCATATGCTGACAAGCGCTCTCAAAAATTCGATACTCGGATGGCACCGAAAAAGTGGCAAGATCTGGTATTAGTCTTTAAGGCGGATTCTGATCTGACGGGTTTACGCATTGATCCCGCCAGCCGTAAAGCTTTGATCGAAATAGAATCCATTTCTTTGGAGAACTCAGAAGCCCCGCGTTCTGCTTCAGCGACTCCCGTTGATCAGATTAAACTATTGAAAGACTTCAAAATAGAACTTTTGTATTCCGTACCAACTGATGAGCAGGGGTCCTGGGTTAGTATGACCATTGATCCCAAGGGGCGATTGATTGCCTCAGATCAATATGGCGCTCTCTATCGAATTACACCTGCAAAAATCGGATCCAACACGAACGACACTCAGGTAGAAAAATTACCCGTCGATATGGGAATGGCGCATGGTTTGTTATATGCTTTTGATAGTTTGTACGCAGTGGTGAATGGAGGGAAAGAGCGTCCTTCTGGCTTGTATCGTTTGAAGGACACGAATGGCGATGATCAGTTTGACGAAGTGAAGTTCTTGAGAGAAATCAAAGGAGCAGGGGAACATGGACCGCATGCCATCATTCTTTCGCCTGATAAGAAGTCACTTTATATCGCTGCGGGAAATCATACCGATCTACCCAAACCTGAAAAATCCTTAGTCCCACGCAATTGGGATGAAGATCTGCTTTTACCACGATTATGGGACGCCCGTGGTCATGCTGCCGGCAAACTGGCTCCTGGTGGTTGGATTTGTCGTACCGACCCTGATGGAAAAGAATTTGAAGTTGTCAGCATTGGGTTTCGGAATGAGTATGATATCGCCTTCAATCCAGAAGGAGAACTATTTACTTACGATGCTGATATGGAATGGGATGTCGGGTCTCCCTGGTATCGTCCCACACGTGTCAATCATGCGACCAGCGGTAGTGAATTTGGTTGGCGCTCCGGAACTGGTAAATGGCCTGATTACTATCCCGATAGTCTACCTGCTGTTGTGAATATCGGTCAGGGTTCACCCACCGGTATCGTTTTTGGAACAGGTGCAAAATTTCCGGCAAAGTATCAAGATGCCTTGTTTATTTCTGACTGGAGCTACGGCATCATTTACGCAGTACATATGAAACCACAAGGGGCCTCTTATGTTGCGACATATGAAAAATTTGCCTCAGCCACACCATTGCCAGTGACAGATTTAGTTGTCAATCCGGTCGATGGTGCGTTTTATTTCACGATCGGTGGTAGAAGGACTCAATCTGGTCTGTACCGTATTACTTATACCGGAAACGAGTCGACAGCTCCTGTTGAGCCTACACCAGATGCTCTGGCAGGTTTGCGAGAATTGCGACGTGATCTGGAAGAATTCCATGGTCAGCAGGGAGAAAACATTGTCTATTCCGTATGGCCTTATTTAGGGCATCAAGACCGGCATATTCGCTATGCAGCGCGAATTGCCCTGGAGCATCAGCCAGTTGAGCAATGGCAAAATTGTGTACTTCTGGAAAAAGACCCAGCGAAGTTGATTACAGCAGGTATTGCTTTAGCTCGGAATGGAAAGCCAAGCTTCAAAACGCCGTTACTGAATCGATTGAAAAGCTTAGACTGGAACGCACTCACTGCAAACCAGAAAATGGATTTGTTACGTCTTTACCAATTAGTGTTTGTTCGCTTGGGTGAACCAACGGAATCAGAACGTAAAAACGTTCTCGCTCAAATTAATAAAGCTTATCCAGCTCAGAACTCATTTATGAATCGAGAGTTGAGCCGGGTTTTGGTTTATTTAAATGCCCCCAAGGTCATTGAGCGAACTTTGGAACTTCAAAACAAAGCATTGACGCAAGAAGAACAGATTCATTATGCCAAAGTGCTCAGCAGCCTTGCTGCTGGTTGGAATGATGACTTGCGAAAGAAATATTTTAATTGGTATGTAAAATCGACAGCCCACAAAGGGGGGATGTCATTTAATAAGTTCCTGGTTAATATTCGAGCAGAAGCAATCAAAACGCTCAGTGACCAGGAGAAAGAAATGCTCAAGCCGATCCTGGAAGTGAATCTGGAAAAATCAGCACCTGTTGTGAAAGGACCCCCGCGTCCATTTGTCAAAAAGTGGACTGTGAGCGAGTTATTAGACGCTGCCAATAATGATAAGATACAGCGCAATTTTGAGCGTGGACGAGAAATGTTTGCCGCGACGTCCTGTTTCAAATGCCACCGCTTCGCAGGAGAAGGAGGAACTATCGGCCCTGATCTTACTGGAGCAGGGGGGCGTTTTAATGCTCAGAATTTATTGGAATCAATCATTGAACCATCTAAAGTCATTTCAGATCAATATGCATCGACCATGTTTATTTTGGATGATGGACGTGTTGTCAATGGGCGCGTGATTAACTTGAGTGGCAAGAACTTGATGGTACTCACAGATATGACGAACCCCAGTAATTTGACCGTAGTAAACCGTGATACCATTGATGAAATGCTACCTTCCAAATCTTCGATGATGCCAACAGGACTCATCGATACATTGACTAAAGAAGAAGCATTGGACTTATTAGCGTATCTGCGATCAGGTGGCAAAACCGATCATGAACTGTTTCAAAAAAAGAAATAG
- a CDS encoding c-type cytochrome domain-containing protein — protein sequence MSHILTKTILAFSIALVFASANSLQAEEAQIDYQKQIAPLFRKYCESCHSVDDPEGKFAIDTYKGLLKGGTHGPAILPGDSNSSRLMRMIKGEAKPVMPPEDSGEKLTSQEIQLLEEWIGQGAKGPSGKEPTRTQLLIPQIAPAKSLKRPITSLASSQSGMLAIARFAELEILSLSSGKTVHKLKDLPGKVNSVRYSPDGKWLITSSGTTGLFGKSIIWDVSTGKKLKEFSGHRDVLYASQISPNKKWLATGSYDRNIILWDVESGKKIRELTGHNGAIFDLAFSPDSTTLASASADSTVKVWQVSTGNRLDTLSQPLKEQFAVSFSPDGRFILAAGADNRIRKWKFVSRNSAKINPLITARFAHESPVIQFVYSPDNKLLASISDDRSLKIWDAEQLVLLDVVDDLPAIPTSVTFSPDSKIALVGFSNGLVEQYPLLSNSISPKKKQNHTVTRTKPNLHNKKMIKAVKLKEQEPNNHPKEATVLTSPSVVASGMIHSSQQDHSDLDLYRFESKAGEEWLIETNAARKKSKLDSKIEVLDAEGKQIPRVLLRAVRDSYFTFRGKDSNILNDFRIHNWQEMELNEYLYANGEVVKLWLYPRGPDSGFNVYPGSGGKRYTYFGTSPITHALHEPCYIVEPHPVGTELPPNGLPVFTIYYENNDDGRRELGDDSRLIFKAPKDGTYYVRVSDVRGFQGKDFHYELTVRPRKPDFKVTLKGANPKINAGSGKEIEVVAQRMDGFDGPIQVDISDVPPGFHVTSPIIIQAGHDRAYGVISADPVTDLPGPLVAPRPTDKKYHPIKVTASAMIAGKKQTHPVNSLGTIQLLKSPRLIIRIAAMDTNTKSGAGLNFIEIPEKPLELTIHPGETIAAKVLLLRDGYKGVVGFGREYAGRNLPHGVYVDNIGLNGLLLLDDQNERTFYLTAAKWVPETTRLFHIQAAQEGRQTSIPVLLHVRHKENLASKTQ from the coding sequence ATGTCACACATTTTGACAAAAACAATTCTGGCTTTTTCAATCGCTCTTGTATTCGCTTCTGCGAACTCTTTACAGGCAGAAGAAGCACAAATTGATTATCAAAAACAGATCGCCCCGTTGTTTCGAAAGTATTGCGAAAGTTGTCATAGTGTTGATGACCCCGAAGGAAAATTCGCAATCGACACATACAAGGGGCTGCTTAAAGGCGGCACACATGGACCTGCGATTCTTCCCGGCGACAGTAACAGCAGTCGCCTGATGCGGATGATCAAAGGCGAAGCCAAGCCAGTAATGCCCCCTGAAGACAGTGGTGAGAAACTCACTTCACAAGAGATTCAACTTCTGGAAGAGTGGATCGGCCAGGGAGCTAAAGGACCATCCGGAAAAGAACCAACGCGCACTCAATTATTAATTCCCCAAATTGCTCCTGCGAAATCGCTTAAAAGACCGATTACCTCTCTTGCTTCTTCCCAAAGTGGCATGCTCGCTATCGCCCGTTTTGCAGAATTAGAAATTTTATCACTCAGCTCTGGTAAAACGGTTCATAAGTTGAAAGATCTTCCCGGTAAAGTAAATTCAGTACGATATAGCCCTGACGGAAAGTGGTTGATCACTTCTTCGGGAACAACAGGCCTGTTTGGGAAATCCATCATCTGGGACGTTTCGACTGGTAAAAAGTTAAAAGAATTTTCGGGTCATAGAGATGTATTGTATGCTTCCCAGATCAGCCCGAATAAAAAATGGCTCGCTACCGGCAGCTATGATCGAAACATTATTCTTTGGGATGTCGAATCCGGGAAAAAAATACGGGAGTTAACAGGGCACAATGGGGCCATTTTTGATCTGGCATTCAGTCCTGACAGCACAACACTCGCCAGTGCCTCCGCTGACTCTACAGTAAAAGTCTGGCAGGTTTCAACGGGTAACCGTCTGGATACTCTCAGCCAGCCTCTCAAAGAACAATTTGCCGTCTCATTCAGTCCAGATGGAAGATTTATTCTTGCAGCAGGTGCAGATAACCGTATTCGAAAATGGAAATTTGTTTCGCGAAACTCAGCAAAAATCAATCCATTGATTACAGCGCGCTTCGCACATGAAAGTCCGGTAATCCAATTTGTTTATTCCCCTGACAACAAACTCCTGGCCTCTATTTCCGATGACCGCTCATTGAAAATCTGGGATGCTGAGCAGTTAGTTCTGTTAGATGTAGTAGACGATTTACCTGCAATTCCTACTTCGGTTACTTTTTCGCCAGATTCGAAAATCGCTCTGGTCGGATTTAGCAATGGTCTTGTAGAACAGTATCCACTTCTATCAAACTCAATCTCTCCCAAGAAAAAACAAAATCATACAGTCACCAGAACGAAACCAAATCTACATAACAAAAAAATGATCAAAGCGGTCAAATTAAAAGAGCAGGAGCCCAATAACCACCCGAAAGAAGCGACTGTTCTGACATCACCTTCCGTTGTCGCCAGTGGTATGATTCATTCCTCTCAACAAGATCATTCCGATCTGGACTTATATCGATTTGAATCCAAGGCAGGTGAAGAATGGCTCATTGAAACCAATGCGGCACGCAAAAAATCCAAGCTTGACTCAAAAATCGAAGTGCTCGATGCGGAGGGAAAACAGATCCCCAGAGTTTTACTGCGGGCTGTCCGGGATTCATATTTCACATTCCGAGGCAAAGATTCCAATATCTTAAATGACTTCCGGATCCATAATTGGCAGGAAATGGAATTGAACGAATACCTGTATGCCAACGGCGAAGTGGTAAAACTCTGGCTGTATCCACGTGGTCCAGATTCAGGATTTAACGTCTACCCCGGCAGTGGTGGGAAACGTTACACTTATTTTGGGACCAGCCCCATTACTCACGCACTGCATGAACCCTGTTATATTGTAGAGCCTCATCCTGTAGGAACGGAGTTACCTCCCAACGGTCTTCCGGTGTTCACAATCTATTATGAAAATAATGATGATGGTAGACGAGAACTGGGCGACGATTCCCGACTGATATTTAAGGCCCCAAAGGACGGTACTTACTACGTACGTGTTTCTGATGTTCGGGGATTCCAGGGAAAAGACTTTCATTATGAGTTGACCGTTCGCCCCAGAAAACCGGACTTCAAGGTGACACTGAAAGGAGCAAATCCAAAAATCAACGCAGGTAGCGGGAAAGAAATTGAAGTCGTCGCACAGCGTATGGATGGGTTCGATGGCCCGATTCAAGTTGACATTTCAGATGTACCTCCCGGATTTCATGTTACCAGCCCGATTATTATCCAGGCAGGACATGATCGTGCATATGGTGTCATTTCTGCAGACCCAGTAACAGATCTCCCTGGGCCTCTTGTAGCTCCCAGACCGACAGATAAAAAATATCACCCAATCAAAGTCACGGCCTCTGCAATGATTGCTGGTAAAAAGCAAACACATCCGGTAAATTCATTGGGTACCATTCAGTTATTGAAAAGCCCGAGATTAATTATTCGAATCGCAGCAATGGATACAAATACAAAAAGTGGCGCGGGATTAAATTTTATAGAGATTCCAGAAAAACCTTTGGAGCTCACAATTCATCCTGGTGAAACGATCGCGGCTAAGGTCCTGCTTTTACGAGACGGATATAAAGGTGTCGTTGGGTTTGGTCGCGAGTATGCGGGACGAAATCTACCCCATGGAGTTTATGTCGATAACATCGGCTTGAATGGGCTGTTACTGCTGGATGATCAAAACGAACGAACGTTTTATCTGACTGCGGCGAAATGGGTTCCGGAAACAACGCGGCTGTTCCACATTCAAGCGGCACAAGAAGGCAGGCAAACATCCATCCCTGTACTGCTGCATGTAAGGCACAAAGAGAACTTGGCATCTAAAACTCAGTAG
- a CDS encoding DUF1549 domain-containing protein produces MSPAKPIKSLILFLTFTGLLISSINTSSLLASESEESVVLLPKKVQLSGKEARHRISFQKISGGNIVGPVSTEYKLSSSDPSVVKIIDDTLIPVSNGRATITATTGTLQSKSSVVVTNYSKPHQWSFRNDVQPILTKASCNTGACHGALAGKGGFRLSLKAFDDQGDFHTIAKQSRGRRIELSDPARSLILIKPTGAVPHKGGVRFETDSPEYRILSSWIAQGATPPSAKDPIIERIEVLPSRSILVKGQTQHLLVQAHYSDQSVRDVTQWTTFSSVNESVAQVDAKGSVKVTGFGEGAIVCIFSSKIAISKITSPYPQKIDPAVYAKSPQYNFIDELVIKQLKRLNLPPSPQSNDADFIRRIYIDTIGTLPTPQETETFLSDQSPDKRNKLIEQLLNRPEFIDYWTYKWSDLLLVNGALIRPQAVKKYHEWIKGHVKSNTPWDQMVRELITAQGSSIENGATNFYAIHQDPESMTENVSQAFLGLSIACAKCHNHPLEKWTNNQYYAMANFFSRVRAKGWGGSKGSGDGIRTLFVATEGDLVQPLTGKPQPPTPLDGEPIDINAPEDRRIYLANWLTSKQNHFFSRSITNRVWANFFGVGLVESVDDMRESNPASNEELLNAASNYLVKNNFDLKALMKIILQSAAYQRSSQPLPENKDEKRFYSRYYPRRMMAEVLLDSISQVTEVPDEFTKFYEPNPQKTDFYPKGTRAIQLYDSSVISYFLKTFGRNERMITCECERTEEPTMVQVLHISNGDTINNKLKAKESRVTKLMAAKKADKELVADIYMLCLSRKPTTEEETKLAKLLSETPKAEKRQAVEDLFWGILSSREFLFNH; encoded by the coding sequence ATGTCTCCTGCAAAACCAATCAAATCATTGATTCTATTTTTGACCTTCACAGGATTGTTGATTTCCAGTATCAACACCAGTTCTCTTCTCGCGTCTGAATCGGAAGAAAGTGTGGTACTGCTACCGAAGAAGGTTCAACTCTCCGGTAAAGAAGCACGGCATCGTATCTCATTTCAGAAGATCTCTGGCGGTAATATCGTGGGACCAGTTTCGACAGAGTATAAGCTCTCATCGAGTGATCCTTCTGTTGTTAAAATTATAGATGACACGCTGATACCTGTGAGTAATGGCAGGGCGACAATTACAGCAACCACGGGAACACTTCAGTCAAAAAGCTCTGTCGTCGTCACAAACTATAGCAAACCACACCAATGGAGCTTTCGTAACGATGTACAGCCAATCTTAACCAAAGCCAGTTGTAATACCGGCGCCTGCCATGGAGCGCTTGCTGGAAAAGGTGGATTTCGCCTATCCTTGAAAGCGTTTGATGATCAAGGTGATTTTCATACGATCGCAAAACAGTCACGCGGACGCCGTATTGAATTGTCTGATCCCGCCCGCAGTCTGATATTGATCAAACCAACGGGAGCGGTTCCTCACAAAGGGGGCGTTCGTTTCGAAACCGATTCGCCAGAATACCGTATTCTCTCTAGTTGGATCGCGCAGGGAGCCACTCCTCCAAGCGCAAAAGATCCGATCATTGAACGGATCGAAGTACTCCCTTCCCGATCTATTCTCGTTAAAGGACAAACACAACATCTGCTGGTGCAGGCTCACTACTCTGATCAGTCAGTTCGTGATGTAACCCAATGGACCACATTCTCTTCAGTGAATGAAAGTGTCGCTCAGGTAGATGCAAAAGGATCTGTCAAGGTCACAGGTTTCGGTGAAGGAGCTATCGTCTGCATCTTTTCCAGTAAAATTGCAATTTCAAAAATCACGTCACCCTATCCACAAAAGATTGATCCTGCTGTCTATGCAAAATCACCACAATATAATTTCATTGATGAACTGGTTATTAAACAATTAAAACGCTTAAACCTGCCTCCCTCGCCCCAGTCAAACGATGCGGACTTCATTCGCAGAATCTACATCGACACAATTGGCACACTTCCTACTCCCCAGGAAACAGAAACATTTCTTTCTGATCAATCTCCTGACAAGCGAAACAAACTCATTGAGCAGCTCTTAAACCGTCCTGAATTTATCGACTATTGGACTTACAAATGGTCGGATCTCTTATTGGTCAATGGAGCACTCATTCGTCCCCAAGCCGTCAAAAAATACCATGAGTGGATCAAGGGGCATGTAAAAAGTAATACCCCCTGGGATCAGATGGTGCGCGAACTGATTACCGCGCAAGGTAGCAGTATTGAAAATGGCGCTACCAATTTTTATGCCATTCACCAGGATCCTGAATCAATGACAGAGAACGTGAGTCAGGCATTTCTGGGTCTGTCAATTGCCTGTGCCAAGTGTCATAATCATCCCTTGGAAAAATGGACGAATAATCAATATTACGCGATGGCGAATTTCTTTTCTCGTGTCCGTGCGAAAGGTTGGGGAGGCAGTAAAGGTTCAGGCGATGGTATTCGAACTCTCTTCGTAGCCACCGAAGGAGATTTGGTTCAGCCGTTAACGGGTAAGCCACAACCCCCTACTCCACTGGATGGAGAACCTATTGACATCAATGCCCCGGAAGATCGTCGCATTTATCTGGCAAACTGGTTGACTTCGAAACAGAACCATTTTTTTAGTCGTTCCATTACCAATCGTGTCTGGGCTAACTTCTTTGGTGTGGGGCTGGTCGAATCGGTTGATGACATGCGGGAATCGAATCCTGCCAGCAACGAAGAATTACTAAACGCGGCCTCTAATTATCTTGTCAAAAATAACTTCGACTTAAAAGCATTGATGAAGATCATTCTTCAATCTGCTGCCTACCAGAGGAGCAGCCAACCGCTACCTGAAAATAAAGATGAAAAGCGGTTTTATTCCCGATACTACCCCAGACGCATGATGGCTGAAGTTCTCTTAGACTCGATTTCACAAGTCACTGAAGTCCCCGACGAATTCACCAAATTCTACGAACCGAACCCTCAAAAGACCGACTTCTATCCCAAAGGTACCAGAGCGATTCAGCTATACGACTCTTCTGTGATCTCTTACTTCCTGAAAACGTTTGGCCGTAACGAGCGAATGATCACATGTGAATGTGAACGAACCGAAGAACCCACGATGGTTCAAGTACTTCATATTTCCAATGGGGATACCATCAACAATAAACTCAAAGCCAAAGAAAGCCGCGTTACGAAATTAATGGCGGCTAAGAAAGCAGACAAGGAACTCGTAGCAGATATTTACATGCTATGTCTCTCGCGTAAACCGACAACTGAAGAAGAAACCAAACTCGCAAAATTGCTCTCTGAAACACCAAAAGCAGAAAAACGCCAAGCTGTCGAAGATCTCTTCTGGGGTATCTTAAGTAGCCGCGAGTTTCTGTTTAATCATTAA